From Pseudomonas sp. stari2, a single genomic window includes:
- a CDS encoding DUF2271 domain-containing protein, whose amino-acid sequence MKKIIATTCLAGAIALPGLAQAREVTLTTQLKDYSGNDAYLAIYVTDANGQYQKTLWVAGKKAKYYKHLSDWARGSGMNPSEFDGVSGASVGSGRTLKVSVELADTLIDAGYQIRIDSAVEDKRDARADVSAPLTSKGAGQPATGSTYVESFTYDL is encoded by the coding sequence ATGAAAAAGATCATCGCAACCACCTGCCTTGCCGGCGCCATTGCCCTGCCGGGTCTGGCTCAGGCTCGTGAAGTGACCTTGACCACACAGCTCAAGGACTACAGCGGCAATGATGCCTACCTGGCGATCTATGTCACCGACGCCAACGGCCAATACCAGAAAACCCTTTGGGTGGCCGGCAAGAAAGCCAAGTACTACAAGCACCTGAGCGACTGGGCCCGTGGCAGCGGGATGAACCCGAGCGAGTTTGACGGGGTCAGCGGCGCCAGTGTCGGCAGTGGGCGCACGCTAAAAGTCAGCGTCGAACTGGCAGACACCCTGATTGATGCCGGGTATCAGATCCGCATCGACAGTGCCGTCGAGGACAAACGCGACGCTCGCGCCGATGTCAGCGCGCCGCTCACGTCCAAGGGCGCGGGCCAGCCGGCGACCGGCAGCACCTATGTCGAGTCCTTTACTTACGATCTGTAG
- a CDS encoding PepSY domain-containing protein, with product MKTGSIANATLLSLLLSGYALADDDCSDPVSDWQPRETLRQQVERQYGWSVQRIKVDDGCYELKGLDRKGNAIEASYSPASLRLRTLEIHFRDDGDARDYLGSPLTE from the coding sequence ATGAAAACAGGTTCTATTGCCAATGCCACGCTGTTGAGCCTGCTGCTCAGTGGTTACGCCCTGGCCGATGACGATTGCAGCGACCCGGTGAGCGACTGGCAACCGCGCGAAACCTTGCGTCAGCAGGTCGAGCGGCAATACGGCTGGAGCGTGCAACGCATCAAGGTCGACGACGGTTGTTACGAGCTCAAGGGGCTGGATCGAAAAGGCAACGCCATCGAAGCCAGCTACTCACCGGCCTCGCTGCGTTTGCGCACACTCGAGATCCATTTCCGCGACGACGGCGATGCCAGGGATTACCTCGGCAGCCCGCTCACCGAATGA
- a CDS encoding response regulator transcription factor, producing MRVLVVEDAPGLGEAVREQIADDGHAVDWVQRLDHARNSVRTTPYDLILLDLMLPDGRGLDFLRQQRSAGDVTPVIILTAQDQISDRIAGLNAGADDYLVKPFDLFELSARVAAVARRCSGNPNPQIRLGDLQVDMSARTVLRAGATVDLTAREWALFEAFVQRPSALLSKSQLEERLYAFGAEIESNTIEVYISRLRKKLGRDLIETVRGMGYRLMSA from the coding sequence ATGCGGGTTCTAGTGGTCGAGGACGCTCCAGGCTTGGGGGAAGCGGTGCGCGAGCAGATTGCCGATGACGGCCACGCCGTCGATTGGGTGCAGCGCCTGGACCACGCGCGCAACAGCGTACGCACCACGCCTTACGACCTGATCCTGCTGGACCTGATGCTCCCGGACGGTCGCGGGCTGGATTTTTTGCGTCAGCAACGTTCGGCAGGGGACGTGACCCCGGTGATTATCCTGACCGCCCAGGATCAGATTTCCGATCGTATCGCTGGCCTCAACGCGGGCGCCGACGACTACCTGGTCAAACCGTTCGATCTGTTCGAGCTGTCGGCCCGTGTGGCGGCGGTGGCCCGGCGCTGCAGCGGCAACCCCAATCCACAGATCAGACTCGGCGACTTGCAGGTCGACATGAGTGCCCGCACGGTGTTGCGGGCCGGTGCGACGGTGGACCTGACCGCGCGGGAGTGGGCGCTGTTCGAAGCGTTTGTGCAGCGCCCCAGCGCGCTGCTGTCCAAGTCGCAGCTAGAAGAGCGGTTGTATGCCTTCGGCGCCGAAATCGAGAGCAACACTATCGAGGTCTACATCAGTCGGTTGCGTAAAAAACTCGGGCGCGACCTGATTGAAACTGTGCGGGGCATGGGCTACCGGTTGATGTCCGCATGA
- a CDS encoding sensor histidine kinase, whose protein sequence is MKPSSSLQKRLGLGLTLGTTLLWLAATVGAWLVVQHELNEAFDSALEETAQRILPLAVLEISNRENPSEAQHVATLKMHKEYLTYLVRDAKGEILMQSHDANPKIFNQQPAEGFSTTKKYRLYGASALRETVFIEIAEPLEHRREAAREALLALLLPLLALIPISLLGTWLFVRISLRSVLAYRRAVETRGVGDLSPISGARLPAEIAPLAEAVNHLLERLRKALESERSFTANSAHELRTPLAATLAQIQRLHQEAPEGPLRVRAAKIENALRELARLSEKLMQLAKAEGGGLLSETPQDLIPLLAHVVDEWNNRSGHRIRLQLPNQTCVYSTIDPDAFGILLRNLIENALKYGAADQPIDVSLTEQAQLRVVNSGPAVPQSVLQHLTERFVRGHSEISGSGLGLAITKTIVQGGNARMKLFSPATGRQEGFEVCVWLPLA, encoded by the coding sequence ATGAAGCCGTCGTCAAGCCTTCAAAAACGCCTCGGCCTGGGGCTGACGTTGGGCACGACCTTACTGTGGCTGGCGGCGACCGTTGGCGCCTGGCTGGTGGTGCAGCATGAATTGAACGAGGCGTTCGACAGTGCACTGGAAGAGACTGCGCAGCGCATTCTGCCTCTAGCCGTGCTGGAAATCAGCAACCGGGAAAACCCCAGTGAGGCACAACATGTCGCCACCCTGAAAATGCACAAGGAATACCTGACGTACCTGGTGCGCGATGCCAAGGGCGAGATCCTGATGCAGTCCCACGACGCCAACCCGAAGATCTTCAACCAACAACCGGCCGAAGGCTTTTCAACCACAAAAAAATACCGTCTGTACGGCGCCAGTGCGCTACGTGAAACAGTGTTTATCGAGATTGCCGAACCTCTGGAACACCGCCGTGAAGCGGCACGTGAAGCGTTGCTTGCCCTGTTGTTGCCATTATTGGCGCTGATTCCCATCAGTCTGTTGGGCACGTGGTTGTTTGTGCGCATCAGCTTGCGCAGTGTATTGGCCTATCGTCGTGCCGTGGAGACTCGTGGGGTGGGTGATCTGTCGCCGATCAGCGGAGCGCGATTGCCGGCGGAAATCGCACCACTGGCGGAGGCGGTCAATCATCTGCTGGAGCGCTTGCGCAAGGCTTTGGAGAGCGAACGCAGCTTTACTGCCAACAGCGCCCATGAACTGCGTACGCCACTGGCGGCAACCCTGGCGCAAATCCAGCGACTCCACCAAGAGGCGCCCGAGGGTCCGTTGCGAGTACGTGCGGCGAAAATCGAAAACGCGTTACGTGAGCTGGCGCGGCTTTCGGAAAAACTCATGCAACTGGCCAAGGCCGAAGGCGGTGGCCTGTTGTCCGAAACGCCTCAGGACCTCATTCCGTTGCTCGCCCATGTGGTTGATGAGTGGAACAACCGCAGTGGGCACCGGATCAGGTTGCAGCTGCCAAACCAGACCTGCGTGTACTCGACCATTGATCCGGACGCCTTTGGCATCCTGTTGCGCAACCTGATCGAAAATGCGCTGAAGTACGGGGCAGCGGATCAACCGATCGATGTCAGTCTCACCGAACAGGCACAGCTACGGGTGGTCAATAGCGGCCCGGCGGTGCCGCAGTCGGTATTGCAGCACCTGACAGAGCGCTTTGTGCGCGGTCACAGTGAAATCAGTGGTTCAGGGCTGGGGTTGGCGATTACTAAAACCATCGTGCAGGGGGGCAACGCGAGAATGAAATTGTTTTCCCCTGCAACAGGTCGACAGGAGGGGTTCGAAGTGTGCGTCTGGTTACCGCTTGCCTAG
- a CDS encoding ArsO family NAD(P)H-dependent flavin-containing monooxygenase: MTPSPSNQRDVVIIGGGQSALAVAYFLRRTQLSFVILDAEEEPGGAWRHGWNSLRLFSPATWSSIPGWMMPPAQEGYPTRNHVIDYLNQYEQRYQFPVERPVRVVSVERLESGLRVRSDSKYWDAKVVISATGTWSNPYIPHYPGAELFAGRQLHSANYVDAQAFAGKKVLVVGGGNSGAQILAEISKVAETTWVTVTEPVFLPDDVDGRVLFERATQRLKAQQEGRVIDQPVGGLGDIVMVPPVVEARERDALKSVRPFERFTRDGVMWADGSESAVDAVIWCTGFRPALQHLDTLGVIDTEGRVKVDGTHSIQEPRLWLVGYGEWTGSASATLIGVTRTARSTVNEIAACLGDPSVH, encoded by the coding sequence ATGACTCCTTCGCCCAGCAACCAACGAGATGTAGTGATTATCGGTGGAGGTCAGTCAGCCTTGGCGGTAGCGTATTTCCTGCGCCGAACTCAACTTTCGTTCGTCATCCTCGACGCAGAGGAAGAGCCCGGTGGTGCCTGGCGGCATGGCTGGAACTCGCTGCGCTTATTCTCTCCGGCCACCTGGAGTTCAATACCCGGCTGGATGATGCCGCCCGCGCAAGAAGGCTATCCCACACGAAATCATGTAATCGACTATCTCAACCAATATGAGCAGCGCTACCAATTTCCGGTGGAACGCCCGGTTCGGGTCGTTTCCGTGGAACGCTTAGAGTCTGGCTTACGAGTACGTTCTGACAGCAAGTATTGGGATGCCAAGGTTGTAATCAGCGCTACCGGCACCTGGAGCAATCCGTATATCCCCCACTACCCTGGTGCCGAATTATTCGCCGGTCGGCAATTGCATTCCGCGAACTATGTCGATGCACAAGCGTTTGCTGGCAAGAAGGTTTTGGTGGTGGGTGGTGGCAATTCGGGAGCGCAGATTCTGGCAGAAATATCCAAGGTCGCCGAGACCACTTGGGTAACCGTTACTGAACCGGTCTTTTTGCCTGACGATGTGGATGGACGGGTGCTGTTCGAGCGCGCCACTCAGCGCTTGAAGGCCCAGCAAGAGGGGCGTGTCATTGACCAGCCGGTCGGCGGGTTGGGAGACATCGTCATGGTGCCACCCGTTGTAGAAGCCCGTGAGCGTGATGCTCTCAAGTCTGTACGCCCATTTGAACGTTTCACTCGCGATGGCGTGATGTGGGCCGATGGATCTGAATCTGCAGTGGACGCGGTCATTTGGTGTACCGGGTTCAGGCCCGCACTTCAGCATCTGGATACGTTGGGGGTGATCGACACTGAAGGTCGCGTTAAGGTCGACGGCACTCACTCGATCCAGGAACCAAGACTATGGCTGGTGGGCTATGGCGAGTGGACAGGTTCGGCTTCCGCCACGCTGATCGGTGTAACACGCACAGCACGCAGCACAGTGAATGAGATCGCGGCCTGTCTTGGCGATCCGTCCGTGCACTAG
- a CDS encoding DUF202 domain-containing protein: MFFAAERTLLAWNRTSLSLMAFGFVIERSGLLLQMPGVQTFKLLRGSRIQNR, encoded by the coding sequence GTGTTCTTTGCCGCTGAGCGAACATTGCTGGCGTGGAACCGAACCAGCCTTTCGCTGATGGCATTTGGATTTGTGATTGAACGATCCGGGCTACTACTGCAGATGCCCGGCGTACAGACATTCAAGCTGCTACGTGGATCGAGGATCCAAAACCGATAA
- a CDS encoding DUF6691 family protein — translation MTKLTAFIAGLLFGLGLLLAGMANPSKVLAFLDLTGAWDPSLGLVMVGAIGVAIGPLTWARRQSSSLLGRPMQLPIKRELDPRLIGGSLLFGIGWGIAGICPGPAVAILLTGHWQVIVFMLAMLAGMLLFTALERRRSH, via the coding sequence ATGACCAAACTGACTGCGTTCATTGCTGGCCTGCTTTTCGGCCTGGGCCTGCTTCTGGCAGGCATGGCAAACCCGAGCAAAGTACTCGCTTTCCTGGATTTAACCGGTGCCTGGGACCCTTCCCTGGGGTTGGTCATGGTCGGGGCCATTGGCGTGGCCATTGGCCCGCTTACCTGGGCCCGCCGACAATCCAGTTCGCTGTTGGGAAGGCCAATGCAGCTACCGATCAAACGTGAGTTGGACCCGCGCTTGATTGGCGGGAGCCTGTTGTTCGGCATCGGCTGGGGAATAGCGGGCATCTGTCCTGGCCCCGCAGTGGCCATTCTACTGACAGGACACTGGCAAGTGATCGTGTTCATGTTGGCCATGCTGGCCGGCATGTTGTTGTTTACTGCACTGGAGCGCCGGCGCAGCCATTGA
- a CDS encoding YeeE/YedE family protein, which translates to MNVDWLNFTPWSSLAGGALIGLATSLFVVANGRIAGISGLIGGLLQRGSEGVSEKALFLLGLLIAPLLWGLFAVLPQIEFKSGGGGLIVAGVLVGIGTRYGSGCTSGHGVCGISRLSPRSMVATVCFMFSGFVTVFVLRHLLGG; encoded by the coding sequence GTGAATGTCGACTGGCTCAACTTCACTCCCTGGTCATCACTTGCCGGTGGCGCATTGATTGGCCTGGCGACCAGTCTATTCGTCGTCGCCAACGGGCGCATCGCCGGGATCAGCGGCTTGATCGGCGGTCTTTTACAGCGTGGGAGCGAGGGGGTGAGTGAGAAAGCACTTTTTCTCCTGGGCCTGCTCATCGCGCCGCTTCTATGGGGTTTGTTCGCCGTGCTGCCGCAGATTGAGTTCAAAAGTGGCGGGGGCGGACTGATCGTCGCCGGTGTATTGGTCGGCATCGGCACCCGATACGGATCAGGTTGCACCAGTGGCCATGGGGTCTGCGGCATATCGCGCCTTTCGCCGCGATCGATGGTCGCCACTGTGTGCTTCATGTTCAGCGGTTTCGTCACGGTGTTTGTCTTGCGTCATCTGCTGGGGGGTTGA
- a CDS encoding Gfo/Idh/MocA family protein, whose translation MRELGIGLIGTGFMGRAHALAFRNVSGAFELPFTLRLAALADADPARAKACATAWGFEQAHGDWQRLIDDPKVNLIAITTPNHLHYPMAMAALAAGKPVYCEKPLAVNLEQAHAMHVAAKHAGVVTRVGYNYQHNPIIGLARDLMLSGELGEIISFQGEFSEDFMADPASPWSWRCEPEHAGGALADLGSHLLAMARYLLGDVEAVCADSHTVHRQRPATTGSQEQRHIAVDDQAHALLRFASGARGTFSSSWLKHGYKNHLSFEISGTRGTLAFDQERLNELRLCRAGQGGFQRLLAGPDLPGYAAFSPAPGHQLGYNELKTLEVHELIVALAGNGQTGTDFEEAFEVERLATAIRIAAEERRWVSVSEITG comes from the coding sequence ATGCGTGAACTCGGAATCGGCCTGATCGGCACGGGCTTCATGGGGCGCGCCCACGCCCTGGCCTTTCGCAATGTCAGCGGGGCATTCGAACTGCCCTTCACCCTTCGCCTGGCCGCCTTGGCTGACGCCGATCCCGCACGCGCAAAAGCCTGCGCCACCGCCTGGGGCTTCGAGCAGGCCCATGGCGACTGGCAGCGATTGATCGACGACCCCAAGGTCAATTTGATCGCCATCACCACTCCCAACCACTTGCATTACCCGATGGCCATGGCCGCCCTTGCTGCCGGCAAACCGGTGTACTGCGAAAAGCCGCTGGCGGTGAATCTTGAGCAAGCTCATGCGATGCACGTGGCGGCGAAGCATGCGGGCGTCGTCACCCGGGTCGGCTACAACTACCAGCACAACCCGATTATTGGTCTGGCACGCGATCTGATGCTGAGTGGCGAACTCGGCGAGATCATCAGTTTTCAAGGTGAATTCAGCGAAGACTTCATGGCCGATCCAGCCTCCCCCTGGTCGTGGCGCTGTGAACCCGAACATGCCGGTGGAGCACTGGCGGATCTGGGCAGCCACCTGCTCGCCATGGCGCGCTACCTGCTGGGCGATGTCGAAGCGGTGTGCGCCGATTCCCACACCGTCCATCGCCAACGCCCGGCCACAACCGGCAGCCAGGAACAACGCCACATTGCGGTCGATGACCAAGCCCATGCGCTGCTGCGCTTTGCAAGCGGCGCGCGCGGCACCTTCAGCAGCAGCTGGCTCAAGCATGGCTACAAGAATCATCTGAGCTTCGAAATCAGTGGCACCCGAGGCACCTTGGCGTTCGATCAGGAGCGCCTGAACGAGCTACGCCTGTGTCGCGCCGGCCAAGGCGGCTTCCAGCGTTTACTGGCCGGACCGGACTTGCCCGGCTACGCCGCATTCAGCCCGGCGCCGGGGCATCAGTTGGGTTACAACGAATTGAAGACGCTGGAAGTGCATGAACTGATCGTAGCGTTGGCCGGGAACGGGCAAACCGGGACTGATTTTGAGGAGGCGTTTGAAGTGGAGAGGCTGGCGACGGCGATTCGGATCGCGGCTGAGGAGCGGCGCTGGGTGTCTGTCAGTGAAATCACTGGCTAG
- a CDS encoding MurR/RpiR family transcriptional regulator produces the protein MSRTDQPATAESTPESDLASPPINAERLLQLITTEYESLPRQLKRIASYMSQQSDRIMVDRISDIARECEVHPSAIVRFSQRFGFSGFSEMQALFREAYTHKATPVQNYQQRIRSMIANKSQKASGGDLARECIDATLSGIERLGQELDDQAFEKAVDLVVNADNIYVVGVRRSFAVADYLVYNLQHTNKRIHLVSGLGGSYREQMRSVRANDLVIAISFTPYGKETQHCLRIAQHHQAKTLIITDSNLSPLAKRANTLLLVNEGSSFAFRSLSATLCLCQALFIAVAYRLELKVDEIHEQVGFED, from the coding sequence ATGTCCCGCACCGATCAGCCGGCTACCGCCGAGAGCACGCCCGAGAGCGATCTTGCCAGCCCCCCGATCAATGCCGAGCGTCTGCTACAACTCATTACCACTGAATACGAAAGCCTTCCGCGCCAGCTCAAACGTATCGCCAGTTACATGAGCCAGCAGAGTGATCGGATCATGGTCGACCGCATCAGCGACATCGCCCGCGAGTGCGAAGTGCACCCGTCGGCCATCGTGCGTTTTTCCCAGCGTTTCGGTTTCAGCGGTTTCAGTGAAATGCAGGCGCTGTTCCGCGAGGCGTATACCCACAAAGCTACGCCGGTGCAGAACTACCAGCAGCGCATTCGCAGCATGATCGCCAACAAGTCGCAGAAAGCCAGCGGCGGCGACCTGGCCCGCGAATGCATCGACGCCACCCTGTCGGGCATCGAACGTCTGGGACAGGAACTCGATGACCAGGCCTTCGAAAAGGCCGTGGACCTGGTGGTCAATGCCGACAATATCTACGTGGTCGGCGTGCGCCGCTCGTTCGCGGTGGCCGATTATCTCGTCTACAACCTGCAACACACCAACAAGCGCATCCATTTGGTCTCGGGCCTCGGCGGCAGCTACCGCGAGCAAATGCGCAGCGTGCGCGCCAATGACCTGGTGATCGCCATCAGCTTCACGCCGTACGGCAAGGAAACCCAGCACTGCCTGCGCATCGCCCAGCACCATCAGGCGAAAACCTTGATCATCACTGACAGCAATCTCTCGCCATTGGCCAAGCGCGCCAACACTTTGCTGCTGGTCAACGAAGGCAGTTCGTTCGCGTTCCGCTCCTTGAGTGCGACTTTGTGCCTGTGCCAGGCGCTGTTTATCGCGGTGGCCTATCGACTGGAGTTGAAGGTGGACGAGATTCACGAGCAGGTCGGATTCGAGGACTGA
- the iolC gene encoding 5-dehydro-2-deoxygluconokinase gives MGQTRFASGRQLDLICLGRLGVDLYAQQVGARLEDVSSFAKYLGGSSANIAFGTARLGLRSAMLSRTGDDHMGRFLIESLAREGCDVSGIKVDPERLTAMVLLGLKDRETFPLVFYRENCADMALRAEDISEALIASSKALLITGTHFSSDGVYKASTQALDYAEKYDVKRVLDIDYRPVLWGLAGKADGETRFVADQNVTQHVQNILPRFDLVVGTEEEFLMAGGSEDLLTALRNVRRLSAATLVVKLGPQGCTVIHGEIPARLEDGAIYPGVRVEVLNVLGAGDAFMSGFLSGWLEDASDERCCQLANACGGLVVSRHACAPAMPTRAELDYLFSSPVPITRPDQDATLQRLHQVSVPRKQWKQLFIFAFDHRGQLVELAQKGGRDLGAIGELKQLFIKAVERVESDLREQGIEADVGLLADQRFGQDSLNAATGRGWWVARPVEMQGSRPLAFEHGRSIGSNLIAWPQEQIIKCLVQFHPDDEPMLRLEQEAQIKALYQASQVSGHELLLEIIPPKDHPSAHPDVLYRALKRLYNLGIYPAWWKIEAQSAEQWQQLDELIQARDPYCRGVVLLGLNAPASALAEGFQQASQSQTCRGFAVGRTIFQEPSRAWLAGEIDDETLIRQVQGTFVELIDAWRTARA, from the coding sequence ATGGGCCAGACTCGTTTTGCCAGTGGACGTCAATTGGATCTGATTTGCCTCGGGCGCCTTGGCGTCGACCTCTATGCGCAGCAGGTCGGGGCACGGCTGGAGGATGTGAGCAGCTTCGCCAAATACCTCGGCGGCTCGTCCGCCAACATCGCGTTCGGCACCGCCCGGCTGGGGCTCAGGTCGGCGATGCTGAGCCGGACCGGCGACGATCACATGGGGCGTTTCCTGATTGAATCCCTGGCCCGTGAAGGTTGCGATGTCAGCGGCATTAAGGTCGATCCGGAGCGACTGACCGCCATGGTGCTGCTCGGTCTCAAGGATCGGGAAACCTTTCCCCTGGTCTTCTACCGTGAAAATTGCGCCGACATGGCGCTGCGGGCCGAAGACATCAGCGAAGCGCTTATCGCCTCCAGCAAAGCCTTGCTGATCACTGGCACCCATTTCTCCAGCGATGGCGTCTATAAGGCGAGCACCCAGGCGCTGGACTACGCCGAAAAGTACGACGTCAAACGGGTGCTGGACATCGACTATCGCCCGGTCCTGTGGGGGCTCGCCGGCAAGGCGGACGGCGAAACCCGTTTTGTTGCCGATCAGAACGTCACTCAGCATGTGCAGAACATCCTTCCGCGCTTCGACCTTGTGGTCGGGACCGAAGAAGAGTTTCTAATGGCCGGCGGTTCCGAGGATTTGCTCACTGCACTGCGCAATGTCCGGCGATTGAGCGCGGCAACCCTGGTGGTCAAGCTCGGCCCGCAAGGTTGCACGGTGATTCACGGAGAGATTCCGGCGCGTCTTGAAGACGGCGCGATTTATCCCGGGGTGCGCGTTGAAGTGCTGAACGTACTGGGCGCCGGCGATGCGTTCATGTCGGGTTTCCTCAGCGGTTGGCTGGAGGACGCCAGCGACGAGCGTTGCTGCCAGTTGGCCAATGCCTGCGGGGGGCTGGTGGTGTCGCGCCATGCCTGCGCGCCGGCGATGCCGACCCGGGCCGAGCTCGATTACCTGTTCAGCAGCCCGGTGCCGATTACCCGGCCGGATCAGGACGCCACCCTGCAACGCCTGCATCAGGTCAGTGTGCCGCGCAAACAGTGGAAGCAACTGTTCATCTTTGCCTTCGACCATCGCGGGCAACTGGTGGAACTGGCCCAGAAGGGCGGACGCGACCTCGGCGCCATCGGTGAACTCAAGCAACTGTTTATCAAGGCCGTGGAGCGGGTCGAAAGCGATTTGCGCGAGCAGGGCATCGAAGCCGATGTCGGGCTGCTGGCGGATCAGCGTTTCGGTCAGGACTCGCTGAACGCCGCGACCGGTCGTGGCTGGTGGGTGGCGCGGCCGGTCGAGATGCAGGGCTCGCGGCCGCTGGCCTTCGAACACGGGCGCTCGATCGGCAGCAACCTGATCGCCTGGCCGCAGGAGCAAATCATCAAATGCCTGGTGCAATTCCACCCGGACGACGAACCGATGCTGCGCCTGGAGCAGGAAGCGCAGATCAAGGCGCTGTATCAAGCATCGCAGGTCAGCGGTCATGAACTGCTGCTGGAAATCATCCCGCCCAAGGATCACCCCTCAGCGCATCCCGACGTGTTGTATCGCGCGCTCAAGCGCCTCTACAACCTGGGCATCTATCCGGCGTGGTGGAAGATCGAAGCGCAGAGTGCCGAGCAATGGCAACAGCTCGACGAACTGATCCAGGCGCGCGATCCCTATTGCCGAGGTGTGGTGCTGCTGGGCCTGAATGCCCCGGCATCAGCATTGGCCGAAGGCTTCCAGCAGGCCAGTCAGAGCCAGACCTGCCGCGGGTTTGCCGTGGGCCGGACGATTTTCCAGGAGCCGAGCCGCGCCTGGCTGGCCGGGGAAATCGATGACGAGACGCTGATCCGCCAGGTACAGGGCACCTTCGTCGAACTGATCGATGCCTGGCGAACGGCCCGGGCCTGA
- the iolE gene encoding myo-inosose-2 dehydratase, whose protein sequence is MPAIRIGINPISWSNDDLPSLGGETPLSTALSEGKAIGYEGFELNGKFPKDAKGVGDVLRPYDLALVSGWYSSRLARRSVAEEIDAIASHVELLAKNGANVLVYGEVADSIQGQRIPLVERPRFHTEQAWQQYADKLTELARFTLSQGVRLAYHHHMGAYVESPSDIDTLMALTGNEVGLLFDSGHCYMGGGEPLQVLRKHLSRICHVHFKDVRKPVVQLARNNLWSFPDCIINGTFTVPGDGDIDFAELLDVLLAADYHGWLVVEAEQDPAVAPSYVYAKKGFDTLRALLDERAAR, encoded by the coding sequence ATGCCCGCTATCCGAATTGGCATCAACCCGATTTCCTGGAGCAACGACGACCTGCCGTCCCTCGGCGGTGAAACACCGCTGAGCACCGCCCTCAGCGAAGGCAAGGCCATCGGTTATGAAGGCTTCGAACTCAACGGCAAGTTTCCCAAGGACGCCAAAGGCGTTGGTGATGTACTGCGTCCGTATGACCTGGCCCTAGTGTCCGGTTGGTATTCCAGTCGTTTGGCGCGGCGTTCGGTGGCCGAGGAAATCGACGCGATTGCCAGCCATGTCGAGCTGCTGGCGAAGAACGGCGCGAACGTGCTGGTTTACGGTGAAGTCGCCGATTCCATTCAGGGCCAGCGAATTCCGCTGGTCGAACGCCCGCGTTTTCACACCGAACAGGCGTGGCAACAATACGCCGACAAGCTGACCGAACTGGCACGCTTCACCCTGTCCCAGGGCGTGCGTCTGGCGTACCACCACCATATGGGCGCCTACGTCGAATCGCCGTCGGACATCGACACCCTGATGGCGTTGACCGGCAATGAAGTCGGGCTGCTGTTCGACTCGGGCCATTGCTACATGGGCGGCGGTGAACCCTTGCAGGTGCTGCGCAAACACCTGTCGCGCATCTGCCACGTGCATTTCAAGGACGTGCGCAAACCGGTGGTGCAACTGGCGCGCAACAATCTGTGGAGTTTCCCCGACTGCATCATCAACGGCACCTTCACCGTGCCGGGGGATGGTGACATCGACTTCGCCGAGTTGCTGGACGTGCTGCTGGCGGCCGATTACCACGGCTGGCTGGTGGTCGAGGCCGAGCAGGATCCGGCAGTGGCACCGAGTTATGTCTACGCGAAAAAAGGCTTCGACACCTTGCGTGCGCTGCTCGACGAGAGGGCTGCACGATGA